The following proteins are co-located in the Paracoccus saliphilus genome:
- a CDS encoding HupE/UreJ family protein, giving the protein MKRFFTLTAAAILPGMAFAHPGHESGQFIGGLSHPVGGADHLLAMVALGLLAAQIGGRALWALPAAFVTAMIAGGLSGWAGLPFAGVEPMILASVVILGALVAMAMRLPMAMLVPGAAIFGFAHGWAHGAEGPAQGLLPYALGFAAATMALHLLGIGIGKLLRRDTFLRGIGGGTTLAGLLLAVAG; this is encoded by the coding sequence ATGAAACGATTTTTCACCCTGACCGCCGCCGCAATCCTGCCCGGCATGGCATTCGCGCATCCCGGACATGAGTCAGGCCAATTCATCGGCGGCCTGTCGCATCCCGTCGGCGGCGCCGATCACCTGCTGGCCATGGTCGCGCTTGGCCTGCTGGCGGCGCAGATCGGCGGGCGGGCGCTCTGGGCGCTGCCAGCCGCATTCGTCACTGCGATGATCGCGGGCGGGCTGTCGGGTTGGGCGGGACTGCCTTTTGCCGGGGTCGAGCCGATGATCCTCGCCTCGGTGGTGATCCTCGGCGCGCTGGTGGCGATGGCCATGCGCCTGCCCATGGCGATGCTGGTTCCGGGGGCCGCGATCTTCGGCTTTGCCCATGGCTGGGCGCATGGGGCAGAGGGCCCGGCGCAGGGCCTGCTCCCCTATGCGCTCGGTTTTGCCGCCGCGACCATGGCGCTGCATTTGCTCGGCATCGGGATCGGCAAGCTGCTCCGCCGCGATACGTTTCTGCGCGGCATCGGGGGCGGCACGACCCTCGCCGGTCTGCTTCTTGCGGTTGCGGGCTAG
- a CDS encoding urease subunit beta: protein MIPGEIIPASGDIALNEGREPITLMVANSGDRPIQVGSHYHFAETNPALRFDRAAARGMRLCIPAGTAMRFEPGQSREIRLIPYAGDRIVQGFRKDIMGAL, encoded by the coding sequence ATGATCCCCGGTGAAATCATTCCCGCCTCTGGTGACATCGCACTGAACGAGGGCCGCGAGCCGATCACCCTCATGGTTGCCAATAGCGGCGACCGCCCCATCCAGGTGGGCAGCCATTACCATTTCGCCGAAACCAACCCGGCGCTGCGCTTTGACCGCGCCGCCGCCCGTGGCATGCGCCTGTGCATCCCGGCAGGCACCGCTATGCGCTTCGAGCCTGGCCAATCGCGCGAGATCCGGCTGATCCCCTATGCGGGCGACCGGATCGTGCAGGGTTTTCGCAAAGACATCATGGGGGCTTTGTAA
- a CDS encoding urease accessory protein UreF, producing MTMTISTITPDAARLRLAQYLSPAFPVGGFAWSQGLEWAMDRGAATRATLPQWLADWLEHGGGWTDGVLVSLSLRPGADHAGLDDLARATCMGSQRLTETIEQGTAFSANVTALTGEAHAPAALPVAFGRACAGFPLPAPEMIAAFLQAQAAALISAAVRFMPLGPVEGQAMLAGLQPTLLATAIRAASASEADLVSATWGADIAAMSHETMRTRIFRS from the coding sequence ATGACCATGACCATCAGCACGATCACGCCTGACGCCGCCCGGCTGCGGCTGGCGCAATACCTGTCGCCCGCCTTCCCGGTGGGCGGTTTCGCTTGGTCGCAAGGGCTGGAATGGGCGATGGACCGGGGGGCGGCGACCCGCGCGACCCTGCCGCAATGGCTGGCCGACTGGCTGGAACATGGCGGAGGCTGGACGGATGGGGTCCTGGTGTCGCTGTCGCTGCGGCCCGGTGCCGATCATGCCGGGCTGGACGATCTGGCCCGCGCCACCTGCATGGGCTCGCAACGCCTGACCGAGACCATCGAGCAGGGAACCGCGTTTTCCGCCAATGTCACGGCACTGACAGGCGAGGCCCATGCCCCCGCCGCGCTGCCGGTCGCCTTCGGTCGGGCCTGCGCCGGGTTCCCGTTGCCCGCCCCCGAGATGATCGCCGCTTTTCTGCAGGCGCAGGCGGCGGCGCTGATCTCGGCTGCGGTGCGCTTCATGCCACTTGGTCCGGTCGAGGGACAGGCGATGCTGGCCGGGCTGCAGCCGACGCTGCTGGCCACGGCGATCCGCGCCGCATCGGCCTCCGAGGCCGATCTGGTCAGCGCAACATGGGGCGCGGACATCGCCGCCATGTCGCATGAAACCATGAGAACGAGGATTTTCAGATCATGA
- a CDS encoding urease subunit gamma, whose protein sequence is MNLTPREREKLLVSVAAMVARGRLARGVKLNHPEAIALITDFVVEGARDGRSVADLMQAGAHVITADQCMQGVPEMIGSVQVEATFPDGTKLVTVHHPIRQEA, encoded by the coding sequence ATGAACCTAACCCCCCGTGAACGCGAGAAACTGTTGGTCTCGGTCGCCGCGATGGTCGCCCGCGGGCGGCTGGCCCGTGGCGTCAAGCTGAACCATCCCGAGGCCATCGCCCTGATCACCGATTTCGTCGTCGAGGGCGCGCGCGACGGCCGCAGCGTGGCCGATCTAATGCAGGCGGGGGCGCATGTGATCACCGCCGATCAATGCATGCAGGGCGTGCCCGAGATGATCGGGTCGGTGCAAGTCGAGGCCACCTTTCCCGACGGCACCAAGCTGGTCACCGTCCATCACCCGATCCGCCAGGAGGCTTGA
- a CDS encoding urease accessory protein UreD codes for MFDSPRISAFQRSHGQARIVLGPRGIVDLAQSGSAKAMLPRVAGGLPEIVFLNTSGGLASDDRLEYGIELHPRTRALATTQTAERAYRAEGDMARAYVRLSIGEDGWLDWLPQETILFDGAALDRVTEVDLAPGAGCMLLEMVVLGRLAMGETLTHLRLHDRRVVRREGRILHHDALALDDAGLRRLDGAAMLNGAKAMATLSVIAPHAPDLLGRARDTLTEPGVTSAASAPPGRLVLRLLAGDGWPLRRQINRLLQVLRPDPLPRVWQV; via the coding sequence ATGTTCGACTCGCCCCGCATATCCGCTTTCCAGCGCAGCCATGGCCAGGCGCGAATTGTCCTCGGTCCCCGCGGTATCGTCGATCTGGCGCAGTCGGGTTCGGCCAAGGCGATGCTGCCGCGGGTCGCAGGAGGATTGCCCGAGATCGTGTTCCTGAACACCTCTGGCGGGCTGGCCTCGGATGACCGGCTCGAATACGGGATCGAGCTGCATCCCCGCACGCGCGCCCTGGCGACGACACAGACGGCCGAGCGCGCCTATCGTGCCGAAGGCGATATGGCGCGGGCGTATGTGCGGCTGAGCATCGGCGAGGATGGCTGGCTGGACTGGCTGCCGCAGGAAACCATCCTCTTCGACGGTGCCGCGCTGGATCGCGTGACCGAGGTCGACCTGGCACCGGGCGCGGGCTGCATGCTGCTGGAAATGGTCGTGCTGGGCCGGCTGGCCATGGGCGAGACCCTGACGCATCTGCGTTTGCATGACCGCCGCGTGGTCCGGCGCGAAGGCCGCATCCTGCATCACGATGCGCTGGCGCTGGACGATGCCGGGCTGCGGCGGCTGGACGGTGCGGCTATGCTGAATGGCGCGAAGGCCATGGCAACGCTGTCGGTGATTGCCCCGCATGCCCCGGATTTGCTGGGTCGCGCCCGCGACACGTTGACCGAACCCGGCGTGACATCCGCTGCCAGCGCTCCGCCCGGGCGGCTGGTCCTGCGGCTTCTGGCCGGGGATGGTTGGCCGCTGAGACGGCAGATCAACCGCTTGCTGCAGGTGCTGCGCCCCGATCCCTTACCCCGTGTCTGGCAGGTCTGA
- the ureC gene encoding urease subunit alpha, with the protein MALTLSRADYAAMYGPTSGDRIRLADTELLIEVERDLTIPGEEVKFGGGKVVRDGMGQSQVTRAGGVMDTVITGVVVFDHQGITKADVGLKEGRIAGIGKAGNPDTQPGVTLIIGPGTEIIAGEGRILTPGGFDCHIHYICPQQVDHALHSGVTTLLGGGTGPAHGTLATTCTPGPWHIARMLEACADLPVNIGVAGKGNASRPEPLEEQVRAGACALKLHEDWGTTPAAIDNCLNVADAMDVQVMIHTDTLNESGFVEDTMAAIGGRTIHAYHTEGAGGGHAPDIIRMVGMGNVLPSSTNPTRPYTANTIEEHLDMLMVCHHLDRRVPEDVAFAESRIRRETIAAEDILHDLGAFSVISSDSQAMGRIGEVIIRTWQTADKMRRQRGRLEGEQGENDNLRARRYIAKYTINPAIAHGVSAHIGSITPGKRADLVLWSPAFFGVKPEMVLVGGQISVAQMGDPNGSIPVQPVFSRPMWGHSRRASALFLSRAGLEAGAGEGLDKVLIAVEQTRDIGKTDMVLNDAMPEIEVDPETYEVRADGKLLSCEPASELPMAQRYFLF; encoded by the coding sequence ATGGCTCTGACCCTCTCCCGCGCCGATTATGCCGCGATGTATGGCCCGACGAGTGGCGACCGCATCCGGCTGGCCGATACCGAGCTATTGATCGAGGTCGAGCGCGACCTGACCATCCCCGGAGAAGAGGTGAAATTCGGCGGCGGCAAGGTCGTGCGTGACGGCATGGGCCAGTCCCAGGTCACGCGCGCGGGCGGCGTGATGGATACCGTCATCACCGGCGTAGTCGTATTCGACCATCAGGGCATCACCAAGGCAGATGTCGGGCTGAAGGAAGGCCGCATCGCCGGGATCGGCAAGGCGGGCAATCCCGACACGCAGCCGGGCGTCACCCTGATCATCGGACCGGGAACCGAGATCATCGCGGGCGAGGGCCGCATCCTGACCCCCGGCGGCTTCGATTGCCATATCCATTACATCTGCCCGCAGCAGGTCGATCACGCGCTGCATTCCGGCGTCACGACGCTGCTCGGTGGCGGCACCGGACCCGCGCATGGCACTCTGGCCACCACCTGCACCCCCGGCCCGTGGCATATCGCCCGAATGCTGGAAGCCTGCGCCGATCTGCCCGTCAATATCGGCGTGGCGGGCAAGGGCAATGCCTCGCGCCCCGAACCCCTTGAGGAACAGGTCCGCGCCGGGGCCTGCGCGCTGAAACTGCACGAGGATTGGGGCACCACCCCCGCCGCCATCGACAATTGCCTGAATGTGGCCGACGCGATGGATGTGCAGGTGATGATCCATACCGACACGCTGAACGAATCCGGCTTTGTCGAGGACACGATGGCGGCCATCGGCGGGCGCACGATCCATGCCTATCACACCGAGGGCGCGGGCGGCGGCCATGCCCCCGACATCATCCGCATGGTGGGCATGGGCAATGTGCTGCCGTCGTCGACCAACCCGACCCGGCCCTACACGGCAAATACCATCGAAGAGCATCTGGACATGCTGATGGTCTGCCACCATCTGGACCGCCGGGTGCCCGAGGATGTCGCCTTCGCCGAATCCCGCATTCGGCGCGAGACCATTGCCGCCGAGGATATCCTGCATGATCTGGGTGCCTTCAGCGTGATCTCGTCGGACAGTCAGGCGATGGGCCGGATCGGCGAGGTGATCATCCGCACATGGCAGACCGCCGACAAGATGCGCCGCCAGCGCGGGCGGCTGGAAGGCGAGCAGGGCGAGAACGACAATCTGCGCGCCCGCCGCTATATCGCCAAATACACGATCAACCCGGCCATCGCGCATGGGGTCAGCGCCCATATCGGCAGCATCACCCCCGGCAAGCGTGCTGATCTGGTGCTGTGGTCCCCGGCATTCTTCGGCGTCAAGCCCGAGATGGTGCTGGTCGGCGGCCAGATCAGCGTGGCGCAGATGGGCGATCCGAATGGCTCGATCCCGGTGCAGCCGGTCTTCAGCCGTCCGATGTGGGGGCATTCGCGCCGCGCCTCGGCGCTGTTCCTGTCACGCGCGGGGCTGGAGGCCGGGGCGGGCGAGGGTCTGGACAAGGTGCTGATCGCGGTCGAGCAGACACGCGACATCGGCAAGACAGACATGGTGCTGAACGATGCCATGCCCGAGATCGAGGTCGATCCCGAAACCTACGAGGTCCGCGCCGATGGCAAATTGCTGAGTTGCGAGCCCGCAAGCGAGCTGCCCATGGCGCAGCGCTATTTCCTGTTCTGA
- a CDS encoding urease accessory protein UreE, which translates to MIPHSHQVIRNASGPFDGGVMLDYEGRLLRRKRLACDAGDFLVDLPEVTSLEDGDAFLLSDGRRILVHAAAEPVLVIRGDLPRLAWHIGNRHTPCRIEAERLIIRADHVLEAMLDQLGARIEHASLPFSPEKGAYGHGRTFGHDHGHFHAHAHDHDHQHDHA; encoded by the coding sequence ATGATCCCCCATAGCCACCAGGTGATCCGCAATGCTTCCGGCCCCTTCGATGGCGGCGTGATGCTGGATTACGAGGGGCGGCTGCTGCGCCGCAAGCGGCTGGCCTGCGACGCGGGCGATTTCCTTGTCGATCTGCCCGAGGTCACCAGTCTTGAGGATGGCGACGCTTTCCTGCTGTCGGATGGCCGCCGGATCCTCGTCCATGCCGCCGCCGAGCCGGTGCTGGTCATTCGCGGCGACCTGCCCCGCCTTGCCTGGCATATCGGCAATCGCCACACCCCCTGCCGGATCGAGGCGGAGCGGCTGATCATCCGCGCCGATCACGTGCTGGAGGCGATGCTGGACCAGCTTGGCGCGCGGATCGAGCACGCGAGCTTGCCCTTCAGCCCCGAAAAGGGTGCCTATGGCCATGGCCGCACCTTCGGCCATGACCACGGTCACTTTCATGCACATGCCCATGACCATGACCATCAGCACGATCACGCCTGA
- the katG gene encoding catalase/peroxidase HPI codes for MDGNDIKSSGKCPVMHGGMTASGASVMDWWPNALNLDILHQHDSKTNPMGKDFNYREELKKLDVEALKKDLRALMTDSQDWWPADWGHYGGMFVRMSWHAAGSYRLADGRGGGGTGNQRFAPLNSWPDNSGTDKARRMLWPIKRKYGNKISWADLMILAGTIAYEDMGLKTFGFSFGREDIWHPEKDVYWGSEKEWLAPSDGRYGSVDDPSTMENPLAAVQMGLIYVNPEGVNGQPDPLKTAAQMRETFARMAMNDEETVALTAGGHTVGKTHGNGDADLLGEAPEGAGVEDQGLGWLNKSKRGIGRDQVVSGLEGAWTTNPTKWDNGFFEMLFNHEWELRKSPAGANQWEPVDIKEEDKPVDVEDPSIRRNPMMTDADMALKVDPGYREIAMRFMKDPDYFSETFARAWFKLTHRDMGPKARYFGPDVPAEDLIWQDPVPAGSTGYDVAAVKAKIDAAGLSIADMVSTAWDSARTYRGSDMRGGANGARIRLAPQKDWEGNEPERLARVLSVLGPIAAETGASIADVIVLAGNLGIEKAAKAAGQDITVPFAPGRGDATDEMTDAESFDPLEPLADGYRNWLKKDYAVSAEEMMLDRTQLLGLTATEMTVLVGGMRVLGTNHGGAKHGVFTDREGALTTDFFVNLTDMGNSWKPVDKGLYEIRDRKTDAVKWTATRVDLVFGSNSVLRSYAEIYAQDDNHDKFLRDFVAAWTKVMNADRFDLA; via the coding sequence ATGGACGGAAATGACATCAAATCTTCGGGGAAATGCCCGGTCATGCATGGTGGCATGACAGCCTCGGGCGCCAGCGTGATGGACTGGTGGCCGAATGCCCTCAATCTCGACATCCTGCATCAGCATGACAGCAAGACCAACCCGATGGGCAAGGATTTCAACTATCGGGAAGAGCTGAAGAAACTGGATGTCGAGGCGCTGAAGAAGGACCTGCGCGCATTGATGACCGACAGCCAGGACTGGTGGCCCGCCGATTGGGGCCATTACGGGGGCATGTTCGTGCGCATGTCCTGGCACGCCGCGGGCTCTTACCGCCTGGCGGATGGCCGTGGCGGCGGCGGCACCGGGAACCAGCGTTTCGCGCCGCTGAACTCCTGGCCGGACAATTCCGGCACCGACAAGGCCCGCCGCATGCTGTGGCCGATCAAGAGGAAATACGGCAACAAGATCAGCTGGGCCGACCTGATGATCCTGGCAGGCACCATCGCCTATGAGGATATGGGGCTGAAAACCTTTGGCTTCAGCTTTGGCCGCGAGGATATCTGGCATCCGGAAAAGGATGTCTATTGGGGCTCGGAAAAGGAATGGCTCGCGCCGAGCGACGGGCGCTATGGCAGCGTCGACGATCCCTCGACGATGGAAAACCCGCTGGCCGCCGTGCAGATGGGCCTGATCTATGTGAACCCCGAAGGCGTCAACGGTCAGCCTGACCCGCTGAAGACAGCGGCGCAGATGCGCGAAACCTTCGCCCGGATGGCGATGAATGACGAAGAGACCGTCGCGCTGACCGCTGGCGGCCACACGGTCGGCAAGACCCATGGCAATGGCGATGCCGATCTCTTGGGCGAGGCTCCGGAGGGCGCGGGCGTCGAGGATCAGGGCCTTGGCTGGCTCAACAAGTCCAAGCGCGGCATCGGGCGCGACCAAGTGGTCAGCGGCCTGGAAGGTGCATGGACCACGAATCCCACCAAATGGGACAATGGCTTCTTCGAGATGCTGTTCAACCATGAATGGGAGCTGCGCAAGAGCCCGGCAGGCGCAAACCAGTGGGAACCGGTCGATATCAAGGAAGAGGACAAGCCGGTCGATGTCGAGGACCCCTCGATCCGCCGCAACCCGATGATGACCGATGCCGACATGGCGCTGAAGGTCGATCCCGGCTATCGCGAGATCGCCATGCGCTTCATGAAGGACCCGGATTATTTCTCGGAGACCTTCGCGCGGGCATGGTTCAAGCTGACCCATCGGGACATGGGGCCGAAGGCACGTTATTTCGGGCCGGACGTTCCCGCCGAGGACCTGATCTGGCAGGATCCGGTTCCGGCCGGAAGCACCGGCTATGACGTGGCCGCGGTCAAGGCGAAGATCGATGCCGCCGGATTGTCCATCGCCGACATGGTCTCGACCGCATGGGACAGTGCGCGGACCTATCGCGGCTCGGACATGCGCGGCGGCGCGAATGGCGCGCGCATCCGGCTGGCCCCGCAGAAAGACTGGGAAGGCAACGAGCCCGAACGCCTCGCAAGGGTCCTGTCCGTGCTGGGGCCCATCGCGGCCGAGACCGGCGCCAGCATCGCCGATGTGATCGTGCTGGCCGGCAATCTCGGCATCGAGAAGGCCGCGAAGGCGGCGGGACAGGACATCACCGTGCCCTTCGCACCGGGCCGCGGCGACGCGACCGACGAGATGACCGATGCCGAATCCTTCGACCCGCTGGAACCGCTTGCCGATGGTTACCGGAACTGGCTGAAAAAGGACTATGCGGTGAGCGCGGAAGAGATGATGCTCGACCGGACGCAATTGCTGGGCCTGACCGCCACCGAGATGACCGTGCTGGTCGGCGGGATGCGTGTGCTGGGCACCAATCACGGCGGTGCGAAGCATGGTGTCTTCACCGACCGCGAAGGCGCGCTGACCACGGATTTCTTCGTGAACCTGACCGATATGGGCAATAGCTGGAAGCCCGTGGACAAGGGGCTCTACGAGATCCGCGACCGCAAGACCGACGCGGTGAAATGGACGGCAACCCGGGTCGATCTGGTCTTCGGCTCGAACTCGGTTCTGCGCTCCTATGCCGAGATCTACGCCCAGGATGACAATCACGACAAGTTCCTGCGGGACTTCGTGGCAGCCTGGACCAAGGTGATGAATGCGGATCGGTTCGATCTGGCCTGA